The following proteins are encoded in a genomic region of Pseudomonas sp. Os17:
- a CDS encoding MFS transporter — protein MSSMWRTSGWVLLGSALILALSLGVRHGFGLFLPPMSAQFGWGREVFAFAIALQNLIWGLAQPFTGALADRFGAARVVLIGGVLYAVGLVFMGLSDSALSLSLSAGLLIGIGLSGTSFSVILGVVGRALPPEKRSMGMGIASAAGSFGQFAMLPGTLGLIGWLGWSTALLVLGLLVALIVPLVSMLKDKPLPVLGHEQSLGEALREACSHSGFWLLAFGFFVCGFQVVFIGVHLPAYLVDQHLPATVGTTVLALIGLFNIFGTYTAGWLGGRMSKPRLLTGLYLLRAVVIGLFLWLPVTQTSAYLFGMAMGFLWLSTVPLTNGTVATLFGVRNLSMLGGIVFLFHQLGSFLGGWLGGVVYDRTGSYDLIWQVAILLSLLAAALNWPVRERPVARLQASAA, from the coding sequence ATGTCATCGATGTGGCGCACCAGTGGTTGGGTCCTCCTCGGCAGTGCATTGATCCTGGCGCTGTCCCTGGGCGTGCGGCACGGTTTTGGCCTGTTTCTGCCGCCCATGAGTGCGCAGTTCGGTTGGGGGCGTGAAGTGTTCGCCTTTGCCATTGCCCTGCAGAACCTGATCTGGGGGCTGGCCCAGCCCTTTACCGGAGCCCTGGCCGATCGCTTTGGGGCGGCCAGGGTGGTGTTGATCGGCGGCGTGCTGTACGCGGTCGGGCTGGTGTTCATGGGGCTTTCGGATTCGGCGCTGAGCCTGTCCCTGAGTGCCGGGTTGCTGATTGGCATCGGTTTGTCCGGAACCTCCTTCTCGGTGATTCTCGGGGTGGTCGGTCGTGCCTTGCCGCCGGAAAAGCGCAGCATGGGCATGGGGATCGCCAGTGCTGCTGGCTCCTTCGGCCAATTCGCCATGCTCCCGGGAACCCTGGGGCTGATCGGCTGGCTGGGCTGGTCGACGGCATTGCTGGTGCTGGGGCTGCTGGTGGCGCTGATCGTGCCGCTGGTCAGCATGCTCAAGGACAAGCCGCTGCCGGTGCTGGGGCATGAACAGAGCCTGGGCGAGGCCCTGCGTGAAGCCTGTTCTCACTCGGGGTTCTGGTTGCTGGCGTTCGGTTTTTTTGTCTGTGGTTTCCAGGTGGTGTTCATCGGCGTGCACCTGCCGGCCTATCTGGTGGATCAGCATCTACCGGCGACAGTCGGAACCACGGTGCTGGCGCTGATCGGCTTGTTCAACATCTTTGGCACTTACACGGCGGGCTGGTTGGGCGGGCGGATGTCCAAGCCACGGCTGTTGACCGGTCTGTACCTGCTGCGGGCGGTGGTGATCGGCCTGTTCCTGTGGCTGCCGGTGACCCAGACCAGTGCCTACCTGTTCGGCATGGCCATGGGCTTTCTCTGGCTGTCCACCGTGCCCTTGACCAATGGCACGGTCGCGACCCTGTTCGGGGTCAGGAACCTGTCGATGCTTGGCGGCATCGTCTTTCTGTTCCATCAGCTGGGCTCCTTCCTTGGCGGTTGGCTGGGGGGCGTGGTGTATGACCGTACCGGGAGTTATGACTTGATCTGGCAGGTGGCGATTCTTCTCAGTCTGTTGGCCGCGGCTCTCAATTGGCCGGTGCGCGAGCGGCCGGTAGCGCGCTTGCAGGCGAGTGCAGCATGA
- a CDS encoding MarR family winged helix-turn-helix transcriptional regulator translates to MLPSQCLCTNLRRAARGVSRYYDGVLDGFGINVAQYSLLNNLLRLDQPSISSLAEAMGLDRSTLGRNVRVLEAAGLVRLLEGDDQRNRLVQLTEAGHERLAAALPAWEAAQQRLIDRLGAQKRETLLALLNELA, encoded by the coding sequence ATGCTTCCCTCTCAATGTTTGTGCACCAATCTGCGTCGTGCCGCGCGTGGCGTCAGCAGGTATTACGACGGCGTCCTCGATGGCTTCGGGATTAACGTCGCCCAGTATTCCTTGCTGAACAATCTGCTGCGTCTCGATCAGCCGAGCATTTCCAGCCTGGCGGAGGCCATGGGCCTGGATCGCAGTACCCTGGGACGTAATGTGCGGGTGCTGGAGGCGGCCGGTCTGGTCCGCTTGCTGGAAGGTGATGATCAGCGCAATCGTCTGGTGCAACTGACCGAGGCGGGGCACGAGCGACTGGCGGCGGCCTTGCCGGCCTGGGAGGCGGCTCAGCAGCGACTGATCGATCGCCTGGGCGCGCAGAAGCGTGAAACCTTGTTGGCCTTGCTGAACGAACTGGCCTGA
- a CDS encoding OmpP1/FadL family transporter gives MKKVMLKSTISLAVALASTQLFASGFALNEQSISGMGTGFAGRSSAADDASTVFGNPAGMSRLKRQQVTGGMAAIDASTDLKDTSGSRRGTNKGDMVPFTAVPMGFYVKPIDDQWAFGLGVYAPFGLITDYENNFQGRNFGSKSEVKVVTFQPTVSYAFNDKVSIGFGPTINRISGVLESALTTPASPNDGRVQIKGDDIGYGYNIGVLVQATDTTRVGLTYHSKVNYKLEGHTEVTPGAGTNPLLLKSNRYDASLKIETPESYDLSVTQELNDAWKLYAGTTWTRWSRLKDITVNNEGVTASSGGALAPILNLGTIKEEQNWHDTWAYAIGTSYQLNKQWILRTGLTFDQAPTNNTDRSPRIPTGDRTIFSLGAGWSPTDDLTIDVAYSYLKEEKVNVNRKNALGQTYNAEYENSANGFGVGATYRF, from the coding sequence ATGAAAAAAGTCATGCTCAAATCCACCATCAGTCTCGCAGTTGCACTTGCCTCTACTCAGCTATTTGCCAGCGGCTTTGCTCTTAACGAACAAAGCATTAGCGGCATGGGTACGGGTTTCGCGGGACGTTCTTCCGCTGCCGATGACGCAAGTACTGTATTTGGTAACCCAGCCGGCATGTCCCGCCTCAAACGCCAGCAAGTCACTGGCGGTATGGCTGCTATCGATGCATCCACCGACCTCAAGGACACCAGCGGCAGCCGCAGAGGCACCAACAAGGGCGATATGGTGCCCTTCACCGCCGTACCCATGGGCTTCTACGTCAAACCAATCGATGACCAATGGGCATTCGGCCTGGGCGTTTATGCTCCGTTTGGCCTGATCACCGATTATGAAAACAACTTTCAGGGACGTAACTTCGGCAGTAAGAGCGAAGTTAAAGTCGTAACCTTCCAGCCAACGGTCAGCTACGCCTTCAACGATAAGGTCTCCATCGGTTTTGGCCCGACCATCAACCGGATTTCCGGCGTGCTGGAATCGGCGCTGACCACTCCTGCCTCGCCTAATGACGGCCGGGTCCAGATCAAAGGCGACGACATTGGTTACGGCTACAACATCGGGGTTCTGGTCCAGGCGACCGACACCACTCGTGTCGGCCTGACCTACCACTCCAAAGTGAACTACAAACTGGAAGGCCATACTGAAGTCACTCCAGGAGCCGGTACCAACCCGCTTCTCTTGAAAAGCAATCGCTATGACGCCTCTCTGAAGATCGAAACTCCAGAGTCCTATGACCTTTCGGTCACCCAAGAGCTGAACGATGCCTGGAAGCTCTATGCCGGTACCACCTGGACCCGCTGGAGCCGCCTGAAGGACATCACCGTCAACAACGAAGGTGTGACTGCCTCCTCCGGCGGTGCACTGGCCCCAATCCTGAACCTTGGCACCATCAAGGAAGAGCAGAACTGGCACGACACCTGGGCTTACGCCATCGGCACCTCGTATCAGCTGAACAAACAGTGGATCTTGCGTACCGGTCTGACCTTTGACCAAGCGCCGACCAACAACACTGACCGCTCGCCTCGTATCCCTACCGGCGACCGGACCATCTTCAGCCTGGGTGCCGGCTGGAGCCCGACAGACGACCTGACCATCGACGTGGCCTACTCGTACCTCAAGGAAGAGAAAGTCAACGTCAACCGCAAAAACGCACTCGGCCAGACGTACAACGCCGAGTACGAAAACAGCGCAAACGGTTTTGGCGTAGGTGCAACCTACCGCTTCTAA
- a CDS encoding glutathione peroxidase: MAKRWFVVPALLTLFAGSAWAADCPALLQGSVPKLHAKESIDLCQRFAGKPLVVVNTASFCGFAPQFKGLEALYQRYKEQGLEVVGVPSNDFKQESKDGAETAKVCYVNYGVTFTMTEPQKVLGTDAVHLFKVLAQQSSAPKWNFYKYVVDRQGNVIASFSSLTKPDNPEFLEAVEKALASKS, encoded by the coding sequence ATGGCTAAGCGCTGGTTTGTGGTTCCGGCATTACTCACACTGTTTGCCGGTTCGGCCTGGGCGGCGGATTGTCCGGCGTTGCTGCAGGGATCTGTGCCCAAGTTGCACGCCAAGGAATCCATCGATCTGTGTCAGCGCTTCGCCGGCAAGCCGCTGGTGGTGGTCAATACCGCGAGCTTCTGTGGGTTCGCTCCGCAATTCAAAGGCCTTGAAGCGCTGTATCAGCGTTACAAGGAGCAGGGGCTGGAGGTGGTGGGCGTGCCGTCCAACGACTTCAAGCAGGAGTCCAAGGACGGGGCCGAGACGGCCAAGGTCTGCTACGTCAACTATGGCGTGACCTTCACCATGACCGAGCCACAGAAGGTCCTGGGGACGGATGCGGTGCACCTGTTCAAGGTACTGGCGCAGCAGAGCAGCGCGCCGAAGTGGAATTTCTACAAATACGTGGTGGATCGACAGGGCAATGTGATTGCCAGCTTTTCCAGCCTGACCAAACCGGATAATCCGGAATTCCTGGAGGCGGTGGAGAAGGCGTTGGCGTCGAAGTCTTGA
- the cobC gene encoding alpha-ribazole phosphatase family protein, which produces MTLHLDLLRHGETELGGGLRGSLDDALTERGWQQMRDGVQGRGPWDRIVSSPLQRCSRFAEQLAARLEVPLSLAPDLQELHFGAWEGRSAAALMDTDAEDLGRFWADPYSFTPPQGEPVADFSRRVLGAIDGLYQSWAGQRVLLISHGGVMRLLLARARGLPREQLLSVEVSHGALFSLKVAPGLLSEEG; this is translated from the coding sequence ATGACCTTGCACCTGGACCTGTTGCGCCACGGGGAAACCGAACTGGGCGGCGGCCTGCGCGGCAGCCTGGATGACGCCCTGACGGAGCGTGGTTGGCAACAGATGCGCGATGGGGTTCAGGGGCGCGGGCCTTGGGACCGGATCGTCAGTTCGCCGTTGCAGCGCTGTTCGCGGTTTGCCGAGCAACTGGCTGCCCGGCTGGAGGTGCCCCTGAGTTTGGCGCCTGATCTGCAGGAGCTGCATTTTGGCGCCTGGGAAGGGCGCAGCGCGGCGGCGCTGATGGACACCGACGCGGAGGACCTGGGGCGTTTCTGGGCCGATCCCTACAGCTTCACACCGCCCCAGGGAGAGCCGGTGGCGGACTTTTCCCGGCGGGTGCTGGGGGCCATTGATGGCTTGTACCAGTCGTGGGCCGGGCAGCGGGTGCTGCTGATCAGTCATGGCGGGGTCATGCGCCTGTTGCTGGCTCGGGCGCGGGGGCTGCCCCGGGAGCAGTTGTTGAGTGTCGAAGTGAGTCATGGCGCGTTGTTCAGCCTGAAAGTCGCCCCGGGCCTGCTGAGCGAGGAGGGCTGA
- a CDS encoding adenosylcobinamide-GDP ribazoletransferase gives MLPFWIALQFLSSLPVRLPGMPEPQELGRSLLFYPLVGLVFGLLLCGWHALLAGTPLLLHAALLLAAWVLLSGGLHLDGLADSADAWLGGFGDRERTLSIMKDPRSGPIAVVTLVLVLLLKFAALVALIEQQQAFALLLAPLIGRAALLGLFLSTPYVRAGGLGQALADHLPRLAGRQVLGVSVLGCLLLGSYSGLWALLLALVLFVWLRQLMMRRLGGTTGDTAGALLELLEVTVLLAVVAF, from the coding sequence ATGCTGCCGTTCTGGATTGCCTTGCAGTTTCTCAGCAGCTTGCCGGTGCGCTTGCCGGGCATGCCGGAACCTCAAGAGCTGGGGCGCTCCCTGTTGTTCTATCCGCTGGTGGGGCTGGTGTTTGGCCTGTTGCTGTGTGGGTGGCATGCGCTGCTTGCGGGAACACCGTTGCTGCTGCATGCAGCGCTGTTGCTGGCTGCCTGGGTCCTGCTCAGCGGCGGCCTGCACCTGGACGGGCTGGCCGACAGCGCCGATGCCTGGCTGGGGGGCTTTGGCGATCGCGAGCGCACCTTGAGCATCATGAAGGACCCGCGCAGCGGACCGATCGCGGTGGTGACTCTGGTGTTGGTGTTGCTGCTCAAGTTCGCCGCGCTGGTGGCGCTGATCGAGCAGCAGCAGGCGTTCGCCTTGTTGCTGGCGCCATTGATCGGGCGTGCGGCGCTGCTGGGGTTGTTCCTCAGTACGCCCTATGTTCGCGCCGGCGGCCTGGGACAGGCTCTTGCCGATCACCTGCCGCGGCTAGCGGGGCGGCAAGTGTTGGGGGTGAGCGTGCTCGGTTGTTTGCTGCTGGGCAGCTACAGCGGACTCTGGGCGCTGCTGCTGGCGCTGGTGCTGTTTGTCTGGTTGCGCCAGTTGATGATGCGGCGTTTGGGCGGCACCACCGGCGACACCGCCGGGGCGTTGCTGGAGTTGCTGGAAGTGACCGTGCTGCTGGCGGTGGTGGCATTCTGA